The following DNA comes from Paenibacillus crassostreae.
TTGCGCTTTGGCTCGTCAAGGTAAAAAAGTAGGTTTAATAGATGCAGATATATATGGTTTTAGTGTTCCCGATATGATGGGGCTAGAAGAGGGTCCTGTCGTAGATAATGAGATGATCATACCTGTGGAACGTTTTGGAGTGAAAGTGATGTCGATGGGGTTCTTCATCCGCGAGAATAATCCTGTGATATGGCGTGGACCTATGTTAGGTAAGATGTTACGTCAATTTCTGAGTGATGTTGGATGGGGAGAATTGGATTATTTATTATTAGATCTTCCTCCAGGTACGGGGGATGTTGCTCTTGATCTACACCAGATGCTTCCGCAGAGTAAGGAAATTATAGTAACGACTCCACATGCGACAGCTGCATTTGTAGCCGCTAGAGCAGGAGCTATGGCTCTTCAGACGGATCATGAGATATTAGGTGTTGTGGAGAATATGGCATACTACGAATGTCCAGGTTGTCATGAGCGTGATTATATATTTGGAAAAGGTGGTGGAGCGCGATTAGCTGAAACCTTGAATACAGAGTTACTCGCGCAGATTCCATTAGGTATTCCGAGTAATCATCCATCAGAACCGGACTTCTCGCCTTCGATTTATAAGCCTGACACTGTAAGTGGTAAGATTTATGACACTATGGCAATATCCGTAATCGAAAAGTGTGAGAACAATTAATTCGACTGATTTGAATATAAACAAAGAGTCCCCTGGGGTAGGGAACTCTTTGTTTATATAAATATAAGAAAGTATAAGTTTCACATCATACATTATACCCTTATATTTCGGCAGAGACGGATACCGTCCTTTAAAAGGACGGCGTAGCCGTTTCAGCTTGTGATACTCTACTTAATGTATAGTTACTCGCCACCCTCTTCTGATTTCTTTTCTTCGCCGCCACCTTCACCTTGACCACCGCCACCACCTTCGCCGCCTTCTTCACTTTTCTTTTCTTTTTCTACTTTGGGCTGAAGTTCACTTTGCACCACAGTTTTTAGTAATTCCATGACTTCCATTTTGAATAAGGGATTTTGCATAGCTTCGCTCATGACAGTCATGGTTTGTTTACGGAAATCAGGTGTTTTTGTAAGATCTAAGAACATTTTTGAAATCTCAGGTGACTTCATGATGTCAGCGACCGCTTTTTGATAAGTGGGATCTTTAATAAGTTCCTGATGGAGTTCTTTACTTTGTGAATTTATGGATTTCGCAAAATCTCCAGCAAATTGTGGGTCGGTCATAATTTTTTCAATCTCTTTTTTATAGTCTGGAGATGTGATCGTATCTTTTACCGCTGTTCGTATATCCTCTTTAGAAGCTGAAGATAACATTTTCATACTTAATACTCCAGCACCACCACCGCCACTTTCGGAACTAGGAGAATTTAATGCTTCCTCCACGGCTTTTTTTCCATCATCACTCTTGAGAATATCAACAACCATAGATTTCATTTCTTTATATCCCATTGATGAGGATGAATTTTGTTCAGCTCCACAGGCAGTCAGAGTTGTCACAAGTACAATTATTAATCCGATGAGGCGTATACCCGTTGGTTTCATTTATGTTGACCTCCTTAAACATGGATACTAAGTGTAGTATGTGGAGCAGTTATAAGAAATATGTTTGGAGGGTAATGGTTTTTTATATAGAACGTTGGTACAATATTTTCTTAGGGGGTGAGTTTGTGACATTAAGGAAATGGTTTAAATTATTTTGGCAGGCGTTATTGGTTGGTGCAGTGGTTTCTGTAGCGACGGGGATTGTGTTAAGTTTTGAAGATGGTGGTATCTCATTTAATGGATTTTCTGATTATGTTGTTTATTTTGTCATCCTATTTGGATATGGGGTGCTGGCGAGTGTTTATTCGCAATTAGGATTTTTCGCTTACTTGATATTGAATTATATGGGAAACGGTGTGTTCTCCAAAAAAGGTTGGCAGTACATACAAATGGTGCTCACTGTGTTGGCATTACTTGAATTAATGTTCTTCCGAACATTTGTTGGTGGACAAGCAGGACAGTCATCTGACCTTATCCTAAGCATTGTTATTCTTGTGGTGGCCATAATAACAGCATTATATAAAGCAAGAATGACGAATATTTCCGCATGGATTCCTACCTTATTCTTTATGATTGGAGTTACGATAATTGAAATTGTAGGTGGGCTCAAAATTAACGTTGATAATGCGACAGCTTTTATTGTGATCCCATTGTTAGCATGTAACGCTTTTCAAATATTAATTCTTCATCGTGTAGTGCAGACTGAAAAGAGCTAAGAAACTTAGCTCTTTTTTATCTTTCCGTAATATTCGCATGTATCTTACTCCAAAGCTTGATCACGAACTTCCTTACCTTTGATCTCAGTTTGGTTAATCAGTTCAGTTACGGTCACAAACTCATAACCTTGTTTACGTAGTTCATCAATGATGATTGGTAATGCTTTATGTGTTTGTTTGGATGAATCACTTGCATGTAACAAGACGATATCACCTGGATGCGCTTTGTTTACTACTCGTTCAACGATATTTTCAACACCAATATTTTTCCAATCTAAGGAATCTGTATCCCACTGAATGACTTTGTAGTTCATATTTTCGGCAATCCGCAATACTCTTTTGTCAAAATCTCCATTAGGTAACCTTAGCAATTTAGGTTCATTTCCTGTCATATCGGTTAATACAGAATTAGCAATAGAGATTTGGTTACGAATTTCCTCATCACTAAGTGTTGTGTAGTTCACATGTTTGTGTCCATGACTTCCTATTTCAAAGCCACTGTCCTTAATATCTTTGACGATATCTGGGTGACTCTTACTCCAAGGTGAGGAGAGGAAAAAAGTGGTTTTTCGTACGTTCTTATCCTTCAAAATTTGAATTATAGGACCGGGTCTTGTATCACCCCAGCTAATATCGAAGGTCAAAGCAATTATTTTCTTATCGGTGGGTACACTGTAGATAGCTGAGGGAGCTCCATCAGAAAATACGGTGATTTGATCTCGCTCAATGTAAACCACTCCAATTGCAAATACTGCGGCCGCGGTAATGAGTAAAAACCTTTTGATCTTTTTCCAATTCAGCACATAAAAAAATGATTTCATTGAATTCATCCGCCCTCTCTTGCATGAATGCTTGTATACTTCAAATTCTATGCTCGTACTGAAGAGTTATTACTAAAGCAGCCATTCTTACGTGATCTGTTTATCAAAAAAATGTTATATAAGGAAGTGTCTCGTGTTTAAGCTATCAAGTTTTATAAAAGATATTGCCTTGATCAAGCGAACTATGATGTTGTCCACTATATTATTTGGGATAGGTATTCTGGTGGGTTGGATTAGTACAGACTTCATAGAGCAATTTATTAATCAACAAATCGAAGGTATTCGTCAAATTAGCCAAGGCTTAAATGAATCAGAGAATCCGCAATGGAGTTATTTTAAATTTATATTTTTAAACAATAGTATTAAAAGCGTATTGATTATTTTCTTTGGAATATTCTTGGGTATTCTACCGATGATCTTTTTGATGGTTAATGGTATGGTTCTCGGATATTTAGTACATTCTTTAGCAGTTCAAGGAGAGAGCATGTTTGAAGTTATCGTGAAGGGACTATTGCCACATGGGATTATAGAGGTTCCAGCGATTATCATTGCTTGCGGGTTCGGACTAAGATTAGGGACATTGGTCTGGATTAGTATTGGTCAGAGGAATGATGGGAAGCGGGCAAATTTAGGGCAACAGTGGACCTATTTTTTCAAAAGAGTAGGACCAAATGTGGTATGGATCGTTATTCTGCTTTTCATTGCTGCAATCATTGAAAGCACGGTTACATTGTGGCTGATGCAATAAAGAGTTTATTTTTATCCGGATTATAATAAATTTAACCAAATATGTGCATAACAGTAAAACGATTATATAGTTAATTATCTAGTTAGGGGCTATATATTCTCTTGAGAAACAAATAAGGAGGTAATTAAATATGTTAGGTATGTTATTTAATGATAGAGAGTGCAAGGAATTAGATTATGTGATTCGCAAAGAATTGGATGAAATGCTGATGGATTTGGACGATAAGAGACTGGATCAAGATATAAGACAATCCATTGCTAAAAGATATAAAGTAGTTTTTAGTATGTACGCAAGGTTTGCAGCACCTAGGGAACTTTCGAAATACGTAAGAAATAGTAGGTTCCCTCAAGCTAAGAACTAATATTTCATTAAAACTATTGACTTCAAGTTTCAATATGTGTTAAATTAATTCTCGCTTCCTTATTGGTGAGTAGCAGGATGCGAGAATATTTTATTTTAAAGTGATTGAAACTTTTTGAAAAAAGTTCTTGCAAAATACTTTGGTAGTATGATATATTATAGAAGTTGTCGCCGAGAGTAATCGACGATGAACGAAAGAAGATTTGATCTTTGAAAACTGAACAACGAGTGAGTGGTTTTCACGAAAGTGAGAACAAAACAAATGAGAAATCATTTGATAGAGAAAGAAATTTCTCGTCAGTTTGTTTCAAAATGAGTGAATCGCTCTTTTCATAGTTCGTTCCAAAATGCTGCAAAGCTAATTTGAAACGAACTCCTGATGAAATTAAGATCACTGCAAAGTCGATCTGAAATTCATCCTATATGGAGAGTTTGATCCTGGCTCAGGACGAACGCTGGCGGCGTGCCTAATACATGCAAGTCGAGCGGAGTCATTTGAAAGCTTGCTTTCAAATGACTTAGCGGCGGACGGGTGAGTAACACGTAGGTAACCTGCCTGTAAGACTGGGATAACTACCGGAAACGGTAGCTAATACCGGATAACTTGTTTCCTCTCCTGGGGAGACACTGAAAGGCGGAGTAATCTGCCACTTACAGATGGGCCTGCGGCGCATTAGCTAGTTGGTGAGGTAACGGCTCACCAAGGCGACGATGCGTAGCCGACCTGAGAGGGTGAACGGCCACACTGGGACTGAGACACGGCCCAGACTCCTACGGGAGGCAGCAGTAGGGAATCTTCCGCAATGGACGAAAGTCTGACGGAGCAACGCCGCGTGAGTGATGAAGGTTTTCGGATCGTAAAGCTCTGTTGCCAGGGAAGAACGCTTGGGAGAGTAACTGCTCTCAAGGTGACGGTACCTGAGAAGAAAGCCCCGGCTAACTACGTGCCAGCAGCCGCGGTAATACGTAGGGGGCAAGCGTTGTCCGGAATTATTGGGCGTAAAGCGCGCGCAGGCGGTCATTTAAGTTTGGTGTTTAATTCCAGGGCTCAACCCTGGGTCGCACTGAAAACTGGGTGACTTGAGTACAGAAGAGGAGAGTGGAATTCCACGTGTAGCGGTGAAATGCGTAGATATGTGGAGGAACACCAGTGGCGAAGGCGACTCTCTGGGCTGTAACTGACGCTGAGGCGCGAAAGCGTGGGGAGCAAACAGGATTAGATACCCTGGTAGTCCACGCCGTAAACGATGAGTGCTAGGTGTTAGGGGTTTCGATACCCTTGGTGCCGAAGTTAACACATTAAGCACTCCGCCTGGGGAGTACGGTCGCAAGACTGAAACTCAAAGGAATTGACGGGGACCCGCACAAGCAGTGGAGTATGTGGTTTAATTCGAAGCAACGCGAAGAACCTTACCAGGTCTTGACATCCCTCTGAATCCACTAGAGATAGTGGCGGCCTTCGGGACAGAGGAGACAGGTGGTGCATGGTTGTCGTCAGCTCGTGTCGTGAGATGTTGGGTTAAGTCCCGCAACGAGCGCAACCCTTATGCTTAGTTGCCAGCACATTATGGTGGGCACTCTAAGCAGACTGCCGGTGACAAACCGGAGGAAGGTGGGGATGACGTCAAATCATCATGCCCCTTATGACCTGGGCTACACACGTACTACAATGGCCAGTACAACGGGCTGCGAAACCGCGAGGTGGAGCCAATCCCAACAAAGCTGGTCTCAGTTCGGATTGTAGGCTGCAACCCGCCTACATGAAGTCGGAATTGCTAGTAATCGCGGATCAGCATGCCGCGGTGAATACGTTCCCGGGTCTTGTACACACCGCCCGTCACACCACGAGAGTTTACAACACCCGAAGTCGGTGGGGTAACCCGCAAGGGAGCCAGCCGCCGAAGGTGGGGTAGATGATTGGGGTGAAGTCGTAACAAGGTAGCCGTATCGGAAGGTGCGGCTGGATCACCTCCTTTCTATGGAGAATCGTTTCCTGCAACGGAAACATTCAATAAGAGTCAAGATAAGACTTGTGAGACATAGATCTCACGAATATTTCCTCACTCGTTGTCAGTTTTGAAAGAACAAGTTTCTTTCAGCATTGCGTTTGGTAGCGATAGCGGAAGGGTTCCACGCGTACCCATCCCGAACACGACCGTTAAGCCTTCCAGCGCCGATGGTACTTGGACCGCAGGGTCCTGGGAGAGTAGGACGCTGCCAAGCGCGACCCTTATGGGTTTAACCCATAAGAGTTTTTTATTGTTAAGGGCCCTTAGCTCAGTTGGTTAGAGCGCACCTCTGATAAGGGTGAGGTCGGTGGTTCGAGTCCACCAGGGCCCACCATGTATGTTTATAACTTTATAATTTGGGGCCATAGCTCAGCTGGGAGAGCGCCTGCCTTGCAAGCAGGAGGTCAGCGGTTCGATCCCGCTTGGCTCCACCAATATGATTTAACTTGATCCTTGAAAACTAGATAACGAACGAATTTGCAAGTTGAAACATTCTTGATGATTTTTAAATTGGATTTCATCAATTTCAAATTCATCACTTTTATATTTACGTTTTGTTACTTGTTAACAAAACAAAGTGTAAAAGTAGCAGCGAAGTATTCGATTTATCGAATACCAGCTAAGTTGATATGCGAGTGATTTGAGGCTGGAGATCCTTTGGGAGCTTATTTCTACTAATGAATGGTTTATCCAATCAGGAAATAAGCGTACAAGAGAGCGCCAGACGCAAAACAGGAGCATAATGGTTAAGCTACTAAGAGCACACGGAGGATGCCTAGGCGCTAGGAGTCGATGAAGGACGTGGCGAACAACGAAACTGCCTCGGGGAGCTGTAAGCAAGCTTTGATCCGGGGGTGTCCGAATGGGGAAACCCGGCTGTGGTAATACGCAGTCACTCCCACCTGAATACATAGGGTGGGTAGAGACAGACCAGGGGAACTGAAACATCTAAGTACCCTGAGGAAGAGAAAACAATAGTGATTCCGTCAGTAGCGGCGAGCGAACGCGGATTAGCCCAAACCAAGGAGCTTGCTCCTTGGGGTTGTGGGACGTCTCACATGGAGTTACAAAGGAATATATTAAGCGAAGAGGTCTGGAAAGGCCCGGCATAGAAGGTAAAAGCCCTGTAGCTGAAAGTGTGTTCCCTCCGAGACGTATCCCGAGTAGTGCGGGGCACGTGAAACCCCGTATGAATCCAGCAGGACCATCTGCTAAGGCTAAATACTCCCTAGCGACCGATAGTGAAACAGTACCGTGAGGGAAAGGTGAAAAGCACCCCGGAAGGGGAGTGAAATAGAACCTGAAACCGTGTGCTTACAAAAAGTCAGAGCCCGATCTATGGGTGATGGCGTGCCTTTTGTAGAATGAACCGGCGAGTTACGTTCCCGTGCAAGGTTAAGCTGAGAAGGCGGAGCCGCAGCGAAAGCGAGTCTGAATAGGGCGACATATAGTACGTGGACGTAGACCCGAAACCGAGTGATCTACCCCTGTCCAGGGTGAAGGTGCGGTAACACGCACTGGAGGCCCGAACCCACGCATGTTGAAAAATGCGGGGATGAGGTGGGGGTAGCGGAGAAATTCCAATCGAACTCGGAGATAGCTGGTTCTCCCCGAAATAGCTTTAGGGCTAGCCTCGGAATGAAGAGTCGTGGAGGTAGAGCACTGATTGGGTGCGGGGCCCGCAAGGGTTACCAAGCTCAGTCAAACTCCGAATGCCATGTACTTATATCCGGGAGTCAGACAGTGAGTGCTAAGATCCATTGTCGAAAGGGAAACAGCCCAGACCATCAGCTAAGGTCCCCAAGTGTGTGTTGAGTGGGAAAGGATGTGGAGTTGCACAGACAACCAGGATGTTGGCTTAGAAGCAGCCACCATTGAAAGAGTGCGTAATAGCTCACTGGTCGAGTGACTCTGCGCCGAAAATGTAACGGGGCTAAACACACCACCGAAGCTATGGCTTGGATCGACTTCACTGCTTCTTTGAGGGTGAAGACCACGAGGAACATTTTTGTCAGAAGCGAATTTTAATGCTGATGACCAAATGTTTTCTAGGGGATAAACACAGAACTTCGGAAACGAAGGACTGCACTTTGGAATAAAGTGTGAACTTCGAAGGCGGAGTGAAGTCGATCCTGGGGTAGGGGAGCGTTGTATAGGGGTTGAAGGTGTACCGTGAGGAGCGCTGGACACTATACAAGTGAGAATGCCGGTATAAGTAACGAAAAGATCAGTGAGAATCTGATCCGCCGAAAGCCCAAGGTTTCCTGAGGAAGGCTCGTCCTCTCAGGGTAAGTCGGGACCTAACGCGAGGCCGAAAGGCGTAGTGGATGGACAACAGGTTGAAATTCCTGTACCACCGTAATCCGTTATGAGTAATGGGGTGACGCAGCAGGGTAGTGACGCGGACTGATGGAATAGTCCGTCTAAGCAGTGAGGCTTGTGTGTAGGCAAATCCGCACACTAATAGGCTGGGCTGTGATGGGGAGCGAAAATTATAGTAGCGAAGGTCATGATCTCGCACTGCCAAGAAAAGCCTCTAACCAGGAGAAGGTGCCCGTACCGTAAACCGACACAGGTAGGCGAGAAGAGAATTCTAAGGCGCGCGGAAGAACTCTCGTTAAGGAACTCGGCAAAATGACCCCGTAACTTCGGGAGAAGGGGTGCCCCGGTAGTGTGAATAGCACGAGGGGGCCGCAGTGAAAAGGCCCAAGCGACTGTTTAGCAAAAACACAGGTCTGTGCGAAGCCGTAAGGCGAAGTATACGGGCTGACGCCTGCCCGGTGCTGGAAGGTTAAGGGGAGTGGTTAGGGGAAACCCGAAGCTATGAACCGAAGCCCCAGTAAACGGCGGCCGTAACTATAACGGTCCTAAGGTAGCGAAATTCCTTGTCAGGTAAATTCTGACCCGCACGAATGGCGTAACGATTTGGGCGCTGTCTCAACGAGAGATCCGGTGAAATTTTAATACCTGTGAAGATGCAGGTTACCCGCGACAAGACGGAAAGACCCCATGGAGCTTTACTGCAGCTTGATATTGAATTTGGGTACGATTTGTACAGGATAGGTGGGAGCCTGAGAAATAGGAGCGCAAGCTTCTATGGAGGCGCCGTTGGGATACCACCCTGATCGTATCTAGGTTCTAACCTAGGACCGTAAACCGGTTCGGGGACAGTGTCAGGTGGGCAGTTTGACTGGGGCGGTCGCCTCCTAAAGAGTAACGGAGGCGCCCCAAGGTTCCCTCAGAATGGTTGGAAATCATTCGAAGAGTGCAAAGGCAGAAGGGAGCTTGACTGCGAGACCTACAAGTCGAGCAGGGACGAAAGTCGGGCTTAGTGATCCGGTGGTACCGCATGGAAGGGCCATCGCTCAACGGATAAAAGCTACCCTGGGGATAACAGGCTTATCTCCCCCAAGAGTCCACATCGACGGGGAGGTTTGGCACCTCGATGTCGGCTCATCGCATCCTGGGGCTGAAGTAGGTCCCAAGGGTTGGGCTGTTCGCCCATTAAAGCGGTACGCGAGCTGGGTTCAGAACGTCGTGAGACAGTTCGGTCCCTATCTGTCGTGGGCGCAGGAAATTTGAGAGGAGCTGTCCTTAGTACGAGAGGACCGGGATGGACGCACCTCTGGTGTACCAGTTGTTCCGCCAGGAGCATAGCTGGGTAGCTACGTGCGGACGGGATAAGCGCTGAAAGCATCTAAGCGTGAAGCCCCCCTCAAGATGAGATTTCCCAATTAGTAAGACCCCTTGAAGACTACGAGGTAGATAGGTTGGAGGTGGAAGTGCAGTAATGCACGGAGCTGACCAATACTAATCGGTCGAGGGCTTATCCTAAAAGTTTTCCGTAGGAAAACTAACTTCGGAAGCGTTACGCTTTGCATCGAAGGAAGAACTACGGAGACAAGTGTTTCAATGCAGATTCGTTCGTATCTAGTTTTCAGGTGATCAAACATCTGATAGCTGCAGGTCCTTTCTAAGGACTGATATTTTCTCGCAGCGAAGAACTGATTTTAAGTTGCATGCCCTTTATAAGGGTGGATATTTTGCTGAAGTGAATTCACTGAAGTAAATGGCAACGCATAAATCCTGTTTGGTGGCGATAGCGGAGGGGTTCCACACGTACCCATCCCGAACACGACCGTTAAGCCCTCCAGCGCCGATGGTACTTGGACCGCAGGGTCCTGGGAGAGTAGGACGTCGCCAAGCAGTAACCTTGTAAGACATCATTTACGTACTATTCTAATGAATGTTGAACAAACACTTATATTCCCTGATAGCTCAGTTGGTAGAGCACTCGACTGTTAATCGAGTTGTCACAGGTTCGAGTCCTGTTCGGGGAGCCACTGCTCTCATAGCTCAGTAGGTAGAGTGCATCCATGGTAAGGATGAGGTCACCGGTTCGAATCCGGTTGAGAGCTCCATAAGTACGTTAGATATGGCCCGTTGGTCAAGTGGTTAAGACACCTCCCTTTCACGGAGGTAACAGGGGTTCGAGTCCCCTACGGGTCACCATTATTGTGGTTAATGATTATTTGGAGGCTTAGCTCAGCTGGGAGAGCATCTGCCTTACAAGCAGAGGGTCGGGGGTTCGATCCCCTCAGCCTCCACCATGATATATTTAGGGATATCGTAAATATTGGGGATTAGCCAAGCGGTAAGGCAACGGACTTTGACTCCGTCATGCATAGGTTCAAATCCTATATCCCCAGCCATTTATGAGCCATTAGCTCAGTTGGTAGAGCACCTGACTTTTAATCAGGGTGTCGAAGGTTCGAATCCTTCATGGCTCACCATTTTCTTTACAAGTGTGCGCGTGTGGCGGAATTGGCAGACGCACTAGACTTAGGATCTAGCGTTTCACGACGTGGGGGTTCAAGTCCCTCCACGCGCACCATATGTTTGCGGACGTGGCTCAGCGGTAGAGCATCGCCTTGCCAAGGCGAGGGTCGCGGGTTCGATTCCCGTCGTCCGCTCCATTCTTGTCAAATTTGCGCCCTTAGCTCAGCTGGATAGAGCGTTTGACTACGAATCAAAAGGCCAGGAGTTCGAATCTCTTAGGGCGCACCATTATTTTTTTATTTCGGGACGTAGCTCAGCTTGGTAGAGCACCTGGTTTGGGTCCAGGGGGTCGCATGTTCAAATCGTGTCGTCCCGATACTTTAACTTTATATATGCGGGTGTAGTTCAATGGTAGAACTTCAGCCTTCCAAGCTGATAGCGTGGGTTCGATTCCCATCACCCGCTCCATATTGTATTTCATAACTCTTGAGTTTCAAGAGTTTTTTTGTATCTTTAATCGAGGAATTGTAACAAGAAATATCGAATTATAGCTTATAAACTAAACTATTATTGTGTATAATTATGTCCTTGATATATTAGAGAATATTACATAAAACTTAGGTTAACTCTCATGATAATGAGGGTATATGTTATGTTCCTAATAATATCTTTTGTATTTTAATTCACATTTAATTAATATTAATACATTTATTTATGATTTTTATTTGAGAAAAATAAAGATTTCTATCTAATTTTATTGTATGATATTATGAAGGTGAAAAAAATAGATAGTATATGAAGCGGGAAAAGATAGGAGGAGTAACATGTCTGAACTTATGGGTAACACCAGTAAAGGTAACTCCAATAACCTGTTACGGCGTGACGTACGGTTTCTTGGAAATATTCTTGGAGAAGTTTTAGTCCATCAGGGCGGAAATGAACTCCTAGAAATAGTGGAAAAAATTCGTGAAACAAGTAAATCATTGAGAACTGAATATGTATCTGAAGTGTACGATGAATTTAAAGAGACGATAAGTACATTGAAGCCAGACACACGGCATCAAGTCATTCGTGCGTTTGCAATCTACTTTCAGCTTGTTAATATTGCTGAACAGAATCATCGAATCCGAAGAAAACGTGATTATGAACGTTCCGCTGGGGAAACGATTCAACCAGGTTCCATTGAGAGTGCTATTCAAGAATTGAAAAACCGCAATTTCTCAGATGAAGATGTTAAAGACATTATCGAAGGCCTATCTCTTGAACTTATTATGACGGCTCATCCAACAGAAGCTATGCGTAGAGCAATTTTAGATATACACAAACGGATTTCTGAAGATGTCATGTCTCTAGATAATCCAACATTAACTTTTCGTGAACGGGAGCAATTACGTGAGAAGTTATTAAATGAAGTCATTACTTTATGGCAAACAGATGAATTGAGAGACCGTAAACCAACTGTCTTGGACGAAGTTAGACATGGAATGTATTATTTTCATGAAACGTTATTTCACGTACTTCCGGATGTCTATTCAGAGTTAGAGCGATGTTTGACAAAATATTATCCAGGTGAGAATTGGCATGTGCCTGACTACCTTCAATTCGGTTCATGGATTGGTGGAGATCGAGATGGTAATCCTTCGGTTACTTCCGACATTACTTGGAAAACACTTAGTATGCAACGTAAATTAGCTATTCGTGAATACGAACGTATCATAAAGAAATTAATGGAGCATTTAAGTTTCAGTACTACGATTGTTACAGTGTCAAGTGAACTTGAGGAATCGATTCGTGAAGATCAATCTGTAGTTAATTTAAGTAAAAATCTAATCTGGCATAATGATTGTGAACCGTATCGTATTAAGTTAGTACACATGTTGACTAAGTTGAATAATGTACTCGATGATAGTAAGAAGGGTACGC
Coding sequences within:
- a CDS encoding Mrp/NBP35 family ATP-binding protein yields the protein MLSKEKVQEILLPIVEATSGKSLIELQFIRDIVIKDNRVSLSAMFIDSSEEYHAELEQEIRQLLSKAGAEEVHIRLRVATDYDRKLAFGEELSPEDESVLKKGHAAGLEDHALIREDSGVHFIAIASGKGGVGKSTVAVNLACALARQGKKVGLIDADIYGFSVPDMMGLEEGPVVDNEMIIPVERFGVKVMSMGFFIRENNPVIWRGPMLGKMLRQFLSDVGWGELDYLLLDLPPGTGDVALDLHQMLPQSKEIIVTTPHATAAFVAARAGAMALQTDHEILGVVENMAYYECPGCHERDYIFGKGGGARLAETLNTELLAQIPLGIPSNHPSEPDFSPSIYKPDTVSGKIYDTMAISVIEKCENN
- the gerD gene encoding spore germination lipoprotein GerD, producing MKPTGIRLIGLIIVLVTTLTACGAEQNSSSSMGYKEMKSMVVDILKSDDGKKAVEEALNSPSSESGGGGAGVLSMKMLSSASKEDIRTAVKDTITSPDYKKEIEKIMTDPQFAGDFAKSINSQSKELHQELIKDPTYQKAVADIMKSPEISKMFLDLTKTPDFRKQTMTVMSEAMQNPLFKMEVMELLKTVVQSELQPKVEKEKKSEEGGEGGGGGQGEGGGEEKKSEEGGE
- a CDS encoding KinB-signaling pathway activation protein, with the protein product MTLRKWFKLFWQALLVGAVVSVATGIVLSFEDGGISFNGFSDYVVYFVILFGYGVLASVYSQLGFFAYLILNYMGNGVFSKKGWQYIQMVLTVLALLELMFFRTFVGGQAGQSSDLILSIVILVVAIITALYKARMTNISAWIPTLFFMIGVTIIEIVGGLKINVDNATAFIVIPLLACNAFQILILHRVVQTEKS
- the pdaB gene encoding polysaccharide deacetylase family sporulation protein PdaB encodes the protein MKSFFYVLNWKKIKRFLLITAAAVFAIGVVYIERDQITVFSDGAPSAIYSVPTDKKIIALTFDISWGDTRPGPIIQILKDKNVRKTTFFLSSPWSKSHPDIVKDIKDSGFEIGSHGHKHVNYTTLSDEEIRNQISIANSVLTDMTGNEPKLLRLPNGDFDKRVLRIAENMNYKVIQWDTDSLDWKNIGVENIVERVVNKAHPGDIVLLHASDSSKQTHKALPIIIDELRKQGYEFVTVTELINQTEIKGKEVRDQALE
- a CDS encoding stage II sporulation protein M, producing MFKLSSFIKDIALIKRTMMLSTILFGIGILVGWISTDFIEQFINQQIEGIRQISQGLNESENPQWSYFKFIFLNNSIKSVLIIFFGIFLGILPMIFLMVNGMVLGYLVHSLAVQGESMFEVIVKGLLPHGIIEVPAIIIACGFGLRLGTLVWISIGQRNDGKRANLGQQWTYFFKRVGPNVVWIVILLFIAAIIESTVTLWLMQ